Below is a window of Allomuricauda ruestringensis DSM 13258 DNA.
TTTGTTATCTTTAAGTTTATCATCAACCTTTACAAAAAGAAGCACGGAACAAAGTCCCATTTTCCAGAGTTCCTTCACTTCTTTTTCAAGATTGTCCAAACTCAACCTAAAATAGTTGGGCATGGAAGGTATTTCTTCCCTAATTCCTTTTCCTTCTGTCACAAATAAAGGCACCAGAAAGTCGTCTGGCGTCAAGGTGGTTTCCCGAACCAATCTTCTAATGGATTCGGATGCGCGTAGTCTTCTGTTTCGTATGAGTGGGTACATATGTTAAGTTTTAAGCTTTTGGCATTAAGCTGTAAGCTGATATTTTTATTTAGATGTCAATCTCGCCAGTTAAATAAAGAGCTGCTTTTCCTGAAATCTTAACTCGTTCCCCCAAATATTCGCAGACCAAATCTCCACCTCTTTTGGAAAGCTGTTTGGCGGTCATTTTGGTTTTATCCAGTACTTCGGACCAATAGGGACTAAGTGATGTGTGTGCGGAACCGGTCACCGGGTCTTCCGGAACACCACAGGCAGGGGCAAAAAAACGGGACACAAAATCCACTTCGTCCCCGGGCGCGGTTACAATAACGCCCCGAACATCCAATTGCGCCAACAAATGGTGGTTGGGTTCGATGGCTTCAATTTCCTTTTGGGATTGGTAAACCATCATATAATCCGTTTTGCCCTTCAGGGTTTTGATCGGGCTTTGTCCAATGGCATTGTCCAACGCTTCCATATTTTGAATGGCGATGAGATTATCCGTCGGAAAATCCATGGTCAACCAGCCGTTATCTGCTTTGCTAACAATAAGTTCTCCGCTTCGGGGCGAATAAAACTGAATGGTATATTTTTCAAGCTCATAAAAGTGAAACAACACAAAAGCTGTTGCCAAGGTCGCATGTCCGCATAGGTCAACCTCGACTTCAGGTGTAAACCATCTTATTTCGTATAGCTCATCTTTTTTGACAGCAAAAGCGGTTTCGGCCAAATTGTTCTCTTGGGCAATTTTTTGCATCAATTCTGGACTCAACCACGAATCCAAAATGCAGACCGCAGCGGGATTTCCGCCAAAAGTTTGGCTAGAAAATGCATCTATTTGGTAAATTTTCTGTCTCATAGGCTTGGTTTCAGGACAAAACAGTTCGTTTTTGAGTATGGGTTAACGATTGTTAATACTTGAGAATATTATTGAGTGTAGTTTTTTCATCTAATTTTAGCAATAATTGTTCAGGCAAATCATAAACTTTAGGTTTAGAAGTCAATTGAGATTTGTCGTTTTTAATTCGAGATTTCATCTCAGAATTTGAGATGCTATCTTTCAATTCAATATTTGATAAAATTGCTTCATAAACTGCATTTCGATTAGTTTCCTTACCACCCACGTGATAAAAATGTTCTTTTGTTGCTATGAAACAGTTCTCCCAAACTGAAAAAATATAATCGTTAGTTCTATATTTATTGCTTAACCAAGTTGAAAGAATGAACTTGCAGTTTGATTCCTCTAAGCCTTTATTTAATAAGATTTCTTCCTTTTCTGTCCAACTATCAAAATAATCAACGTGTCTTCCAATATAAGGTGGGTCAGAATAAACAAAATCAGTACTTTTTAATTCTGACAAAGTTTCTTCAAAATCTTGGTGTTTAAATTCATAATCTCCTTGTTCAATAAT
It encodes the following:
- a CDS encoding PhzF family phenazine biosynthesis protein encodes the protein MRQKIYQIDAFSSQTFGGNPAAVCILDSWLSPELMQKIAQENNLAETAFAVKKDELYEIRWFTPEVEVDLCGHATLATAFVLFHFYELEKYTIQFYSPRSGELIVSKADNGWLTMDFPTDNLIAIQNMEALDNAIGQSPIKTLKGKTDYMMVYQSQKEIEAIEPNHHLLAQLDVRGVIVTAPGDEVDFVSRFFAPACGVPEDPVTGSAHTSLSPYWSEVLDKTKMTAKQLSKRGGDLVCEYLGERVKISGKAALYLTGEIDI
- a CDS encoding DNA adenine methylase: MKVFVPPIKSQGIKTKLVEWISSNVNEVSYDRWVEPFMGTGVVAFNVRPKRALLCDSNPHLINFYKAVQNKEITNGIVKDFLNEEGQKLLGTEGEHYYTVRNRFNEKGNPLDFLFLSRSCFNGMMRFNKKGGFNVPFCKKPNRFAQALVTKITNQVENISKIIEQGDYEFKHQDFEETLSELKSTDFVYSDPPYIGRHVDYFDSWTEKEEILLNKGLEESNCKFILSTWLSNKYRTNDYIFSVWENCFIATKEHFYHVGGKETNRNAVYEAILSNIELKDSISNSEMKSRIKNDKSQLTSKPKVYDLPEQLLLKLDEKTTLNNILKY